In Myxococcus stipitatus, the following are encoded in one genomic region:
- a CDS encoding IS3 family transposase (programmed frameshift), with product MNPVVKEARVGETEVVEKAKRRRFSAEDKRRILEEADRCTKPGEVGALLRREGLYSSLLSVWRRQREAGGQAALEPVKRGPPAKVPAPGVRRIAELEKELARAQAKLKRAEALLDLQKKVFGNPGSGTAQARRGALMAAAREAVGELGVFPVCQVMGLSRATFYRSLRPTQGAARGRRQPRALSAEQRAEVLRVLHEPRFADAAPAEVYAQLLDEGRYLCSERTLYRVLAENQEVRERRNQLRHPNHPVPQVHATKPNELWSWDISKLHGPGKWTYFYLYVVLDVYSRAVVGWMVAHRESAALAQKLLAQTCERQGIQPGQLTIHADRGSSMTSKPVALLMADLGVTKTHSRPHVSNDNPFSEAHFKTLKYRPDFPRVFGCLQDARGFCADFFRWYNEEHHHSGLGLLTPHDVHHGLAHARLSARAVVLEAAFAAHPERFPHGLPKPQALPNAVWINNPAHLPNSKAAAH from the exons ATGAATCCGGTGGTGAAAGAGGCTCGGGTTGGGGAGACCGAGGTGGTGGAGAAGGCAAAGCGTCGTCGCTTCAGCGCGGAGGACAAGCGGCGCATCCTCGAGGAAGCGGACCGGTGCACGAAGCCCGGAGAGGTGGGCGCACTTCTGCGCCGTGAGGGGCTGTACTCCTCACTGTTGAGCGTGTGGCGACGTCAACGCGAGGCCGGAGGACAGGCCGCCCTGGAGCCAGTCAAGCGAGGCCCCCCGGCGAAGGTGCCCGCGCCCGGGGTCCGGAGAATCGCCGAGTTGGAGAAGGAGTTGGCGCGTGCCCAGGCGAAACTCAAACGCGCCGAGGCCCTGTTGGACCTCCAAAAAAAAGTAT TCGGAAATCCTGGGAGTGGAACTGCCCAAGCCAGACGAGGAGCCCTGATGGCGGCGGCACGAGAGGCCGTGGGAGAGCTGGGAGTCTTTCCGGTGTGCCAGGTGATGGGCCTGTCGCGAGCCACCTTCTACCGGAGCCTGCGGCCGACGCAGGGGGCGGCCCGTGGACGTCGCCAGCCAAGGGCCTTGTCCGCCGAGCAGCGGGCCGAGGTGCTCCGCGTACTGCACGAGCCGAGATTCGCGGATGCGGCGCCCGCGGAAGTCTACGCGCAACTGCTCGATGAAGGGCGCTACCTGTGCTCGGAGCGGACGCTGTACCGGGTGCTGGCCGAGAACCAGGAGGTACGAGAGCGCCGCAACCAACTGCGCCACCCCAACCATCCGGTGCCCCAGGTGCACGCGACGAAGCCGAACGAACTCTGGAGCTGGGATATCTCCAAGCTGCACGGCCCAGGAAAGTGGACGTACTTCTACCTCTACGTCGTCCTCGACGTGTACAGCCGCGCTGTCGTCGGTTGGATGGTGGCGCACCGCGAGTCGGCCGCGCTCGCCCAGAAGCTCCTGGCGCAAACCTGCGAGCGCCAGGGCATCCAACCTGGCCAGCTGACGATTCATGCGGACCGTGGCTCCTCCATGACGTCCAAGCCCGTGGCTCTGCTGATGGCGGACCTCGGCGTGACGAAGACGCACTCCCGGCCCCACGTCTCCAACGACAACCCCTTCAGCGAGGCCCACTTCAAGACGCTGAAGTATCGGCCCGACTTCCCCCGCGTCTTCGGCTGCCTCCAGGATGCACGCGGCTTCTGTGCCGACTTCTTCCGTTGGTACAACGAGGAGCACCACCACTCGGGACTGGGTCTGCTCACCCCTCACGACGTCCACCACGGCCTGGCCCACGCGCGCCTCTCGGCCCGCGCCGTCGTCCTCGAGGCAGCCTTCGCCGCTCATCCCGAGCGATTCCCCCACGGACTCCCGAAGCCCCAGGCCCTTCCGAACGCTGTCTGGATTAACAACCCCGCGCACCTCCCCAACTCAAAGGCGGCTGCGCACTAA
- the mnmA gene encoding tRNA 2-thiouridine(34) synthase MnmA has product MRVVVAMSGGVDSSAAAALLKEQGHEVIGITLRVWSYEGKAKCGSCCSPDDIDDARAVAQALGIPYYVANAEEIFQDRVVNPFVQSYLGGKTPIPCVACNRDVKFNFLLKRARALGAQLATGHYARVEQTDGRYVLRRGVDSAKDQSYFLFTLGQDELRDIHFPVGHMTKAEVRAVAERHNLPTSHKPESMEICFVPDGDYAGFVEKVAGPQPAGEIVDGDGQVLGTHQGIHRYTVGQRKGLNLGGGQVRYVQRLEPETHRVVVGTAEDTGRDRFGLLQPHWVDAPPSPETPVEVRIRHRHAGASGRVEISPHGLVSVKLDAPARAVTPGQAAVVYAQDRVLGGGWIV; this is encoded by the coding sequence ATGCGAGTCGTCGTTGCAATGAGCGGCGGGGTGGATTCCTCGGCCGCGGCTGCCTTGCTCAAGGAGCAGGGCCATGAGGTCATCGGCATCACCCTCCGCGTCTGGTCCTACGAGGGCAAGGCCAAGTGCGGAAGCTGCTGTAGCCCCGACGACATCGACGACGCACGCGCGGTCGCCCAGGCGCTCGGCATTCCGTACTACGTCGCCAACGCGGAGGAGATCTTCCAGGACCGCGTCGTCAACCCGTTCGTCCAGTCCTACCTCGGCGGCAAGACGCCCATCCCCTGTGTCGCCTGCAACCGCGACGTGAAGTTCAACTTCCTCCTCAAGCGGGCCCGGGCGCTTGGCGCACAGCTCGCCACCGGCCACTACGCCCGCGTCGAGCAGACCGACGGACGCTACGTCCTCCGCCGGGGCGTGGACTCTGCGAAGGACCAGAGCTACTTCCTCTTCACGCTCGGCCAGGACGAACTACGCGACATCCACTTCCCCGTGGGCCACATGACCAAGGCGGAGGTCCGCGCCGTCGCCGAGCGCCACAACCTCCCCACCAGCCACAAGCCCGAGAGCATGGAGATCTGCTTCGTGCCCGACGGCGACTACGCCGGCTTCGTGGAGAAGGTCGCCGGCCCCCAGCCCGCTGGCGAGATTGTCGACGGTGACGGACAGGTGCTCGGCACCCACCAGGGCATCCATCGCTACACGGTGGGGCAGCGCAAGGGCCTCAACCTCGGTGGTGGCCAGGTGCGCTACGTCCAGCGCCTGGAGCCGGAGACCCACCGCGTCGTCGTCGGCACCGCCGAGGACACCGGAAGAGATCGCTTCGGCCTGCTCCAGCCCCACTGGGTCGACGCCCCTCCGTCACCCGAGACCCCCGTGGAGGTCCGCATCCGCCACCGTCACGCGGGTGCCTCGGGCCGGGTGGAGATTTCCCCTCACGGGCTCGTTTCGGTGAAGCTGGATGCTCCAGCCCGAGCTGTCACGCCAGGTCAGGCCGCGGTGGTCTACGCTCAGGACCGGGTCCTGGGCGGCGGTTGGATCGTCTGA
- the istA gene encoding IS21 family transposase produces MAQERLAVRKLREVLRLRFASKLSTRNIATSLGMGNGTVCEYLGRARVAGVGGWPLPPELDDDKALTALFFPGEGKAIAHRPEPDWAQVHRELKRKGVTKLLLWEEYLAANPGGYQYSQFCVRYGRWQSVLCVTMRQEHRAGEKLFVDFSGDGVEVVDVDTGEVRVAKLFVATLGASSYTYVEPVYSEDLATWVGCHVRAMAFFGGVPELVVPDNLKSGVTRAHRYEPEENPTYADLARHYGFAILPARPRRPRDKAKVEAAVLVAERWILAVLRNRRFGGLHEVREAVRPLLEKLNERPMRHVGRSRRQLYEELEKPVLKALPVHAYELAYWKKARVHPDYHVEVEGHLYSVPYSLVHKQVEARYTDGSVEVFLGGRRVASHVRKHAKGYTTLKEHMPPSHRAHAEWTPERLRAWAEKTGPSTAALVQGLMERKPHPEQAFRGALGVMRLKDKYGEARLEKACARAVRHRAYSYKSVAAILQHHLEDAREEREEKPPLPAHENVRGPDYYH; encoded by the coding sequence ATGGCCCAAGAGAGGCTGGCGGTGCGCAAGTTGAGAGAGGTGTTGCGATTGAGGTTCGCGTCGAAGCTGTCGACGAGGAACATCGCCACGAGTCTGGGCATGGGGAATGGGACGGTGTGCGAGTACCTGGGGCGAGCGCGGGTAGCAGGAGTGGGAGGCTGGCCGCTGCCGCCGGAGCTGGACGACGACAAGGCGCTCACCGCGCTGTTCTTCCCAGGCGAGGGCAAGGCGATTGCGCACCGGCCGGAGCCAGACTGGGCGCAGGTGCATCGAGAGCTCAAGCGCAAGGGGGTGACGAAGCTGCTGCTGTGGGAGGAGTACCTGGCGGCCAACCCGGGTGGGTACCAGTACAGCCAGTTCTGCGTGAGGTATGGGCGCTGGCAGTCCGTCCTCTGTGTCACCATGAGACAGGAGCACCGGGCGGGCGAGAAGCTCTTCGTGGACTTCAGCGGGGACGGAGTCGAGGTGGTGGACGTCGACACCGGAGAGGTGAGGGTCGCGAAGCTCTTCGTCGCCACGTTGGGGGCCAGCAGCTACACGTATGTCGAGCCCGTCTACTCGGAGGACCTGGCCACCTGGGTGGGGTGCCACGTGCGCGCCATGGCCTTCTTTGGCGGTGTCCCGGAGTTGGTGGTGCCGGACAACCTGAAGTCCGGAGTCACGCGCGCGCACCGGTACGAGCCGGAGGAGAACCCCACGTATGCGGACCTGGCCCGACACTACGGCTTCGCGATTCTACCGGCACGTCCTCGCCGCCCACGGGACAAGGCGAAGGTAGAGGCGGCGGTGCTGGTGGCGGAGCGGTGGATTCTGGCCGTCCTGCGCAACCGCCGCTTCGGTGGCCTGCACGAGGTGCGCGAGGCCGTCCGGCCGCTGCTGGAGAAGCTGAATGAGCGTCCGATGAGGCATGTGGGCCGCTCGCGTCGCCAGTTGTACGAGGAGCTCGAGAAGCCCGTGCTGAAGGCCCTGCCGGTACACGCGTACGAGCTGGCCTACTGGAAGAAGGCGCGCGTCCACCCGGACTACCACGTCGAGGTGGAGGGGCACCTGTACAGCGTGCCGTACTCGCTGGTGCATAAGCAGGTGGAGGCCCGCTACACGGACGGGAGCGTCGAGGTGTTCCTCGGGGGGCGTCGGGTAGCGAGCCACGTGCGCAAGCATGCCAAGGGCTACACCACGCTGAAGGAGCACATGCCCCCAAGCCACCGGGCCCACGCGGAGTGGACGCCCGAGCGGCTGCGGGCGTGGGCGGAGAAGACGGGCCCTTCCACGGCCGCGTTGGTGCAAGGCCTCATGGAGCGAAAACCCCATCCGGAGCAGGCCTTCCGCGGGGCCTTGGGTGTCATGAGATTGAAGGACAAGTACGGCGAGGCGCGGCTGGAGAAGGCGTGCGCCAGGGCCGTGCGCCACCGGGCCTACAGCTACAAATCCGTGGCAGCCATCCTCCAGCACCACCTGGAGGATGCACGGGAGGAGCGCGAAGAGAAGCCGCCCCTGCCCGCCCATGAGAACGTGCGCGGCCCCGACTACTACCACTGA
- a CDS encoding PLP-dependent aminotransferase family protein, producing MTSPSASFETSLAGWARKLAPSAIQDMLQKITRPGVYSLALGLPAAELFPTEGMAEAAARVLAEQGGALQYSPTLEPLREQVVALMARRGVRCSPGQVFLTTGAQQGMNLLSRLLLEPGQAVLLEDRVYSGFQQVLDPFQSRRLTVRRDAERGLDLDGLESLLASGERPGLFYTMSDGHNPLGTSLAMEARERLVGLARKYRMPVIEDDAYGFLRYEEEAALPPLRALDSQWVFYVGSFSKILAPALRVGWVVVPESMVFRLATVKESSDIDTATFTQRIVLAFLESGRLDGHLERLRREYRTRRDTLLRALETHLPPGAKWTRPSYGMFVWVELPEGRDTTVLLARALETQQVAYLPGQAFRVSGGRSASHCMRLNFSHCEPARIEEAVRRLGGVLREG from the coding sequence ATGACTTCACCCTCGGCATCCTTCGAAACGTCATTGGCGGGATGGGCCCGGAAGCTGGCGCCCTCGGCCATCCAAGACATGCTCCAGAAAATCACCCGGCCAGGCGTCTACTCGCTGGCGCTGGGGCTTCCCGCGGCGGAACTGTTCCCCACGGAGGGGATGGCGGAGGCGGCGGCGAGGGTGTTGGCGGAGCAGGGTGGGGCCTTGCAGTACTCGCCCACGCTGGAGCCGCTCCGGGAGCAGGTCGTCGCGCTGATGGCGCGGCGGGGTGTGCGGTGTTCGCCGGGGCAGGTGTTCCTGACGACTGGGGCGCAGCAGGGGATGAACCTGCTGTCGAGGCTGCTGCTGGAACCGGGGCAGGCGGTGTTGTTGGAGGACCGAGTGTATTCGGGTTTCCAGCAGGTCTTGGACCCGTTCCAGTCGAGGCGCCTCACGGTGCGGAGGGATGCGGAGCGGGGGTTGGACCTGGATGGGCTCGAGTCGCTGCTGGCGTCGGGAGAGAGGCCGGGGCTCTTCTACACGATGAGCGATGGGCACAACCCGCTCGGGACGAGCCTCGCGATGGAGGCGCGGGAGCGGCTGGTGGGGCTGGCGCGGAAGTACCGCATGCCGGTCATCGAGGATGATGCGTATGGCTTTCTCCGGTACGAGGAGGAGGCCGCGCTACCGCCGCTGCGTGCGTTGGATTCGCAGTGGGTGTTCTACGTGGGGTCGTTCTCGAAAATCCTGGCGCCCGCGCTGAGGGTGGGCTGGGTGGTGGTGCCGGAGTCGATGGTGTTCCGGTTGGCGACGGTGAAGGAGTCGAGTGACATCGACACGGCGACCTTCACCCAGCGCATCGTGCTGGCGTTTCTGGAGTCCGGGCGGTTGGACGGGCACCTGGAGAGATTGCGGCGGGAGTATCGGACGCGGCGCGACACGCTCCTGCGAGCGTTGGAGACGCACCTGCCGCCGGGGGCGAAGTGGACTCGGCCGAGTTACGGGATGTTCGTCTGGGTGGAGCTGCCCGAGGGGCGTGACACCACGGTGTTGCTGGCGCGTGCGTTGGAGACGCAGCAAGTGGCCTACCTGCCGGGGCAGGCGTTCAGGGTGAGCGGGGGACGTTCGGCGTCCCACTGCATGCGCTTGAACTTCTCTCACTGTGAGCCGGCGCGAATCGAGGAAGCGGTGCGCCGGCTCGGTGGAGTCTTGAGGGAGGGGTGA
- a CDS encoding cupin domain-containing protein gives MTTTRRVEKPWGHELIWAHTERYVGKLLHVKQGHKLSLQYHNQKDETIHVQSGRLLFVVDEGQGLIEREMNPGESYHIKPLTKHRMVAITDCDILEVSTPELDDVVRLEDSYGRTGTSKP, from the coding sequence ATGACGACGACGAGGCGGGTGGAGAAGCCCTGGGGCCATGAGCTCATCTGGGCCCACACCGAACGCTATGTGGGCAAGCTGCTGCACGTGAAGCAGGGCCACAAGCTCAGCCTGCAGTACCACAACCAGAAGGACGAGACGATTCACGTCCAGAGCGGCCGGCTGCTCTTCGTCGTCGACGAGGGACAGGGGCTCATCGAGCGGGAGATGAACCCGGGCGAGAGCTACCACATCAAGCCCCTCACCAAGCACCGCATGGTGGCCATCACCGACTGCGACATCCTCGAGGTCAGCACCCCCGAGCTGGACGATGTCGTGCGCCTGGAGGACTCCTACGGCCGGACCGGCACCAGCAAGCCGTAG
- a CDS encoding transposase: protein MFSGLGRVERRRAMDWYVKGLLLEGERKSIEPMAGRLVEQPSEKETMRQRLQQCIGGSSWAAPTHRKASHQADQPRQRHHPIFSSYRGLNTRCPSKAPIQEQPHQTHLAETQTHHQTQKTPAQPLPQPPPFPFATQESENNKQPLRHFLLAESPFSDTDSPPQLK from the coding sequence ATGTTCTCAGGCCTGGGCCGTGTGGAGCGGCGCCGAGCCATGGACTGGTACGTCAAAGGACTGCTGCTCGAAGGCGAGCGCAAGAGCATCGAGCCGATGGCGGGGCGACTGGTGGAGCAGCCATCCGAAAAGGAGACCATGCGCCAGCGCCTTCAGCAATGCATCGGCGGTAGCAGCTGGGCTGCCCCCACCCATCGGAAGGCAAGCCACCAGGCAGACCAGCCACGCCAAAGGCATCACCCTATTTTCTCATCCTACAGAGGCTTAAACACTCGCTGCCCTTCAAAGGCGCCAATTCAAGAACAGCCGCACCAAACACACCTCGCAGAAACTCAAACGCATCACCAAACGCAGAAAACCCCTGCACAACCTCTACCGCAGCCTCCTCCATTCCCATTTGCAACTCAGGAATCTGAAAATAATAAGCAACCACTTCGCCACTTCCTGCTCGCTGAATCGCCATTTTCCGACACAGACTCTCCCCCTCAACTAAAATAA
- a CDS encoding HU family DNA-binding protein — protein sequence MTRSELIERVAERAPHVPRRELEGIVHAVFDCMAQALVAGKRIELRGFGVFALRTRRARTGRNPKTGKSVAVPERRTLTFAAGKELRARLNAPAPRQEPVGAVLPTVALASSPRAETPTSLVS from the coding sequence ATGACGAGGAGTGAGCTCATCGAGCGCGTCGCGGAGCGTGCGCCCCACGTGCCGCGCCGGGAGTTGGAAGGCATCGTCCACGCTGTCTTCGACTGCATGGCCCAGGCGCTCGTGGCCGGCAAGCGCATCGAGCTGCGCGGCTTCGGAGTCTTCGCGCTTCGCACCCGTCGCGCGAGGACGGGGCGCAATCCCAAGACAGGCAAGAGCGTCGCCGTGCCCGAGCGCCGGACCCTGACCTTCGCCGCGGGCAAGGAGCTGCGCGCGAGGCTCAATGCACCGGCGCCTCGACAGGAGCCCGTGGGCGCGGTGCTTCCCACCGTGGCGCTCGCTTCCTCACCGCGCGCGGAAACCCCCACGTCCCTCGTGTCGTAG
- the istB gene encoding IS21-like element helper ATPase IstB codes for MLVEQTLEKLNGMKLHGMASYLRDWLAKPGERDVSPADLVGLLADAEWMHRENKKLSSRLSAARLRQAAALEDIDYGHARGLAKAQVMELSTSKWAADKQNVLLTGPTGVGKSFLACALGQKACRDGYSVVYRRASRLFDELAQARADGTYAHALKRLAKAQVLILDDFGLEPLGAPERKELLEVLEDRYRLSSTVVTSQLEPKDWHAVIGDATLADAILDRLVHNAHRIKLGGESIRYAETNLTKGRKQAKG; via the coding sequence ATGCTGGTGGAACAGACGCTGGAGAAGCTCAACGGGATGAAGCTGCACGGGATGGCCTCCTACCTGCGCGACTGGTTGGCGAAGCCAGGAGAGCGAGACGTCAGCCCAGCCGACCTGGTGGGCCTCTTGGCCGACGCGGAGTGGATGCACCGGGAGAACAAGAAGCTCTCCTCGCGGTTGAGCGCCGCACGCCTGCGCCAGGCCGCGGCCTTGGAAGACATCGACTACGGGCACGCACGTGGGCTCGCCAAGGCGCAGGTGATGGAGCTGTCCACCTCGAAGTGGGCGGCGGACAAGCAGAACGTCCTGCTCACCGGGCCCACGGGCGTCGGCAAATCCTTCCTCGCATGCGCCCTGGGACAGAAGGCGTGCCGGGATGGCTACTCGGTGGTGTACCGCCGCGCCTCACGTCTCTTCGATGAGCTCGCCCAGGCGCGCGCTGATGGAACCTATGCGCACGCACTCAAGCGCCTGGCCAAAGCCCAGGTGCTCATCCTCGACGACTTCGGCCTTGAGCCCCTCGGTGCACCAGAGCGCAAGGAGCTGCTCGAAGTCCTGGAGGACCGCTACCGACTTTCGAGCACGGTGGTGACATCCCAGCTCGAGCCGAAGGACTGGCACGCCGTCATCGGTGACGCGACGCTCGCCGATGCCATCCTCGACCGCCTGGTCCACAACGCCCATCGCATCAAGCTGGGCGGAGAGTCCATCCGGTACGCGGAGACAAATTTGACGAAGGGTCGGAAGCAGGCCAAGGGATGA
- a CDS encoding SPOR domain-containing protein, whose product MRDAHRMKEKFDVSLDNRQIVSLLIAGIVVLGAVFVLGVVVGKKLAGDAHASSAPDLLSALDANAQALQAVQKEPHLTFQDELTRKASAEPVAPPAPKPAVAAAKPAAEKPAPKPSEPVKTAALAPTPDPDTGELPPEEPSDEPVAAAKPAAEKPAPAPEKPTTPEKPTTAVAAKPATVSGKVESAPVPTRTMQKEGGGMKEAIARATAQPPDPAVKGGAFTLQLSAFQDKQEADRFMARLRDRGYAPYIVSAEVAGKGTWYRVRMGTFASKDAAARYLSDFKRETQLDAFVAGTN is encoded by the coding sequence ATGCGCGACGCACACCGGATGAAAGAGAAGTTCGATGTCTCGCTCGACAACCGGCAGATTGTCAGTCTGTTGATTGCCGGCATTGTCGTGCTCGGTGCCGTGTTCGTGCTGGGCGTCGTCGTGGGGAAGAAGCTCGCCGGCGACGCGCACGCGTCCAGCGCTCCCGACCTGCTCTCCGCGTTGGATGCCAACGCGCAGGCGCTCCAGGCCGTGCAGAAGGAGCCGCACCTCACCTTCCAGGATGAGCTCACGCGCAAGGCCTCCGCCGAGCCCGTGGCCCCGCCCGCGCCCAAGCCCGCCGTCGCCGCCGCCAAGCCCGCGGCCGAGAAGCCCGCGCCCAAGCCGTCCGAGCCGGTGAAGACCGCCGCGCTGGCCCCGACGCCAGACCCGGACACGGGTGAGCTTCCTCCCGAGGAGCCCTCCGACGAGCCCGTCGCCGCCGCCAAGCCCGCGGCCGAGAAGCCCGCGCCCGCTCCGGAGAAGCCGACCACCCCCGAGAAGCCCACGACGGCCGTCGCCGCCAAGCCCGCCACGGTGTCAGGCAAGGTGGAGTCCGCGCCCGTGCCGACGCGGACCATGCAGAAGGAGGGCGGGGGGATGAAGGAGGCCATCGCTCGCGCCACCGCGCAGCCTCCGGACCCGGCGGTGAAGGGTGGGGCCTTCACGCTCCAGCTCTCGGCCTTCCAAGACAAGCAGGAGGCGGACCGCTTCATGGCCCGGTTGCGTGATAGAGGCTATGCCCCCTATATCGTCTCCGCGGAGGTCGCGGGGAAGGGCACCTGGTACCGCGTGCGCATGGGAACGTTCGCCTCGAAGGACGCGGCGGCGCGGTATCTGTCAGACTTCAAGCGTGAGACCCAGCTCGACGCGTTCGTGGCCGGCACGAACTGA
- a CDS encoding peptidylprolyl isomerase, whose protein sequence is MEPLFLIPPMPTRTTRILSSVLAAIALSACGNSSSRPAAQSTLDSGPVVAVINDRSLSAQEVKSKLDEQPLFVRSRYATMEKKKEFVDNLIRFELLVQEARRQGMENDPDVKATLEKAMVQKLLRKQQEAAAAAPLDEVELRKYYDEHRSEFIKPERIRVSHIFLVAPTADAALRTKARAEAVKLLADIKSKESDPLKTAFEVAATKTSQDTDSKSSGGDLGYRSREELTQAWGSAFTDAAFALQSASELSQVVETDKGIHLVKLQSRQAGMDQSLEQAKPRIEARLQGERRSKSMESLLERLKSQAKIEVKDSALEQIQIEGAENKPAASQPHP, encoded by the coding sequence ATGGAGCCCCTCTTCCTGATTCCACCCATGCCCACACGCACCACCCGAATCCTGTCCTCGGTCCTCGCCGCCATCGCCCTCTCCGCCTGTGGCAACAGCTCCTCCCGCCCTGCGGCGCAGAGCACCCTGGACTCCGGGCCCGTCGTCGCGGTCATCAATGACCGGTCCCTGTCCGCCCAGGAGGTCAAGTCGAAGCTGGACGAACAGCCGCTCTTCGTCCGCAGCCGCTACGCGACGATGGAGAAGAAGAAGGAGTTCGTCGACAACCTCATCCGCTTCGAACTCCTCGTGCAGGAGGCTCGACGACAGGGGATGGAGAACGACCCCGACGTCAAGGCAACCCTCGAGAAAGCCATGGTGCAGAAGCTCCTGCGCAAGCAGCAGGAAGCCGCCGCCGCGGCCCCTCTCGACGAAGTGGAGTTGCGCAAGTACTACGACGAGCACCGCTCCGAGTTCATCAAGCCCGAGCGGATCCGCGTCAGTCATATCTTCCTGGTCGCCCCCACAGCCGACGCCGCCCTCCGCACCAAGGCCCGCGCCGAAGCCGTGAAGCTCCTCGCAGACATCAAGTCCAAGGAGTCCGATCCCCTCAAGACCGCCTTCGAGGTCGCCGCCACCAAGACGTCACAGGACACCGATTCCAAGTCCAGCGGCGGAGACCTCGGCTACCGCAGTCGCGAAGAGCTGACCCAGGCATGGGGCTCCGCCTTCACGGACGCGGCCTTCGCCCTCCAATCCGCGTCCGAGCTCAGCCAGGTCGTCGAGACCGACAAGGGCATCCACCTCGTCAAGCTTCAAAGCCGCCAGGCCGGCATGGACCAGTCCCTCGAACAGGCCAAGCCCCGCATCGAAGCCCGCCTCCAAGGCGAGCGCCGGTCCAAGTCCATGGAGAGCCTCCTCGAGCGCCTGAAGTCCCAGGCGAAGATCGAGGTCAAGGACTCCGCCCTCGAGCAGATTCAAATCGAAGGCGCCGAGAACAAGCCCGCCGCCTCCCAGCCCCACCCCTGA
- a CDS encoding SUKH-3 domain-containing protein has product MNWEMDAEMKAGLREAGWFEGRVVSIDAACEVLMRDGIEVHHVAVEVMRALNGLSLGSGGRSC; this is encoded by the coding sequence ATGAATTGGGAAATGGATGCTGAAATGAAGGCTGGTTTGCGAGAGGCTGGTTGGTTTGAGGGGCGTGTTGTCTCGATTGACGCTGCTTGCGAGGTGTTGATGCGTGATGGAATCGAGGTGCACCATGTTGCGGTGGAGGTAATGCGTGCATTGAATGGATTGAGTTTGGGCAGCGGTGGTCGCAGTTGCTGA
- a CDS encoding [cytidine(C)-cytidine(C)-adenosine (A)]-adding enzyme: MLANLHNADIPRPVLDVIARLRELGHAVYLVGGCVRDMVRKVHPKDFDVATSALPEEVQRAFRKVIPTGIQHGTVTVVQGGTHVEVTTFRSEGDYLDGRRPSSVAFERDIVKDLSRRDFTINAMAYNPLDRDLVDPFGGQSDLQAQLIRCVGSALERFSEDGLRPMRAVRFAAVLGFSLDPDTRAAIPATLGVFRKVALERVREELVKLLLSPRAEGGLVLLSDTGLLDVFLPEVARASPEEARLARAAVQAAPLDIEIRMAVLLADLVDRALAREVGLRLKFPNKSADLVALLVENAKLEARLSDADPALRRLLARVSLAHLPALLAVARARVQARAPERLSALEQLCARLEALAAAKPPLVPKELALTGGDIMATLGVGPSPVVGEATRFLMESVLDDPSLNTAEALKRQLQSWHSARPTSS, from the coding sequence ATGCTCGCCAACCTCCACAACGCCGACATCCCGCGGCCCGTTCTCGACGTCATTGCCCGGCTGCGCGAGCTCGGTCATGCCGTGTACCTCGTCGGCGGCTGTGTCCGGGACATGGTTCGCAAGGTCCACCCCAAGGACTTTGACGTCGCCACCAGCGCGCTCCCCGAAGAGGTCCAGCGCGCTTTCCGCAAGGTCATCCCCACTGGCATCCAGCATGGCACCGTGACGGTGGTCCAGGGGGGCACCCACGTCGAGGTCACGACGTTCCGCTCGGAAGGGGATTACCTCGACGGGCGCCGGCCCAGCTCCGTCGCCTTCGAGCGCGACATCGTCAAGGACCTGTCCCGCCGCGACTTCACCATCAACGCGATGGCCTACAACCCGCTGGACCGGGACCTCGTGGACCCCTTCGGCGGTCAGTCGGACCTCCAGGCGCAACTCATCCGCTGCGTCGGCTCGGCCCTGGAGCGTTTCTCCGAAGATGGACTTCGCCCCATGCGCGCCGTCCGCTTCGCCGCCGTCCTCGGCTTCTCGCTCGACCCGGACACTCGCGCCGCCATCCCCGCGACCCTCGGCGTCTTCCGCAAGGTTGCCCTCGAGCGCGTCCGTGAGGAACTGGTCAAGCTGCTGCTGTCTCCCCGCGCCGAAGGCGGCCTTGTCCTGCTCTCGGACACAGGTCTGCTCGACGTGTTCCTCCCCGAGGTCGCTCGCGCGAGTCCAGAGGAGGCCCGACTCGCTCGCGCCGCGGTCCAGGCTGCTCCTTTGGACATCGAGATCCGCATGGCCGTGCTGCTCGCGGACCTCGTCGACCGTGCCCTGGCTCGCGAGGTCGGCCTGCGGCTCAAGTTCCCCAATAAGTCCGCCGACCTCGTTGCTCTCCTTGTCGAGAACGCGAAGCTCGAGGCGCGACTCTCGGACGCGGACCCCGCCTTGCGCAGGCTCCTGGCTCGAGTCAGCCTCGCTCATCTCCCCGCGCTCCTCGCCGTGGCCCGCGCCCGCGTCCAGGCCCGCGCCCCAGAGCGACTGTCCGCCCTGGAGCAGTTGTGTGCACGCCTGGAGGCGCTCGCCGCCGCCAAGCCCCCTCTGGTTCCGAAGGAGCTCGCCCTCACGGGGGGCGATATCATGGCAACCCTCGGCGTCGGGCCTTCACCCGTCGTCGGAGAGGCCACGCGCTTCCTCATGGAGTCCGTGCTCGACGACCCCTCCCTGAACACCGCCGAGGCACTCAAGCGCCAGCTTCAGTCCTGGCACTCCGCGCGCCCGACCTCCTCCTGA